In the genome of Rhodamnia argentea isolate NSW1041297 chromosome 3, ASM2092103v1, whole genome shotgun sequence, one region contains:
- the LOC115754999 gene encoding potassium transporter 10-like isoform X2, whose protein sequence is MSQTRKIVYGFWIKRLIIQWIWRLRSCGPQRERRKFPHYCCYGLPSRASVWSSEIWALLPCGTFALYSLLCRHANIKTIPNQDRTDEELTTYSRSVFDEHSFAAKTKRWLEGRRCRKNILLILVIVGSCMVIGDGILTPAISVLSATGGIKLDHPKMSDEVVVLVSVIILVGLFSIQHHGTDRISWLCAPIVFLWFLLIGGIGIINICKYDTHVLKAFSPIYIFRYFKKGGIDGWTSLGGIMLSITGTEAVFADLSHFPVSAIQIAFTVVVFPSLLLAYSGQAAYLIKNPDHVLDVFYRSIPESIYWPVFLIATAAAIVASQATISATFSLIKQALALSCFPRVKVVHTSRKFLQQIYIPEINWVLMILCVAVTAGFKNQTQIGNASGTAVAVVMLVTTFLMILIMILVWRCHWTLVVIFTVPSLIVEGTYFSAVLFKVNQGGWVPLAIAAAFFVIMYVWHYGSVKRYEFEMHSKVSMAYILGLGPSLGLVRVPGIGLVYTELARGVPPIFSHFITNLPAIHSVVIFVCVKYLPVYTVPEEERFLVRRIGPKNFHMFRCVARYGYKDLHKKDDDFEEKLFESLHLFVRLEYLMEECSESEISLSGQQTQQSNSNECPTNDDDNKNSLTLSSIVDLTISSVGSIVPVESPVHISARGSATSSRGNHCQNELNEVEFLKSCRAAGIVHILGNTVVKARRGSNFLKVIIIDYVYQLLRKMCRENSVIFNVPHESLLNVGQVFYV, encoded by the exons ATGTCACAGACAAGAAAAATAGTGTATGGTTTTTGGATCAAAAGATTGATAATCCAATGGATCTGGAGGCTGCGAAGCTGCggaccacagagagagagaag AAAATTTCCACATTACTGCTGCTACGGCTTGCCTTCCAGAGCCTCGGTGTGGTCTTCGGAGATTTGGGCACTTCTCCCTT GTGGAACATTTGCTCTTTATTCCTTACTTTGCCGTCATGCGAATATCAAAACTATTCCCAACCAAGATCGGACCGACGAGGAGCTAACCACTTACAGTCGCTCTGTATTCGATGAACATTCATTTGCTGCAAAGACAAAGAGATGGTTAGAGGGGCGACGGTGTCGAAAGAACATCCTCCTCATTCTAGTCATTGTTGGTTCTTGCATGGTAATCGGAGATGGGATTCTCACTCCAGCTATATCAG TTCTCTCAGCTACCGGTGGGATTAAGTTAGATCATCCCAAGATGAGTGATG AGGTTGTTGTGCTTGTTTCTGTCATAATTTTGGTAGGTTTATTCAGCATACAACACCATGGTACAGACAGAATCTCGTGGCTTTGTGCTCCAATCGTGTTTCTTTGGTTTCTTCTGATTGGTGGCATCGGCATCATTAACATTTGCAAGTACGACACCCATGTTCTAAAAGCCTTCTCACCTATTTACATCTTTCGCTATTTCAAGAAAGGAGGGATCGATGGCTGGACATCTCTTGGAGGTATAATGCTCAGCATAACAG GAACTGAGGCGGTTTTTGCCGATCTGTCTCACTTTCCAGTGTCGGCCATACAGATCGCTTTTACTGTGGTCGTGTTTCCCTCCCTTCTTTTAGCTTATTCTGGACAAGCGGCCTATCTCATTAAAAACCCTGATCACGTGCTCGATGTATTCTACCGCTCAATTCCAG AGAGCATATACTGGCCGGTCTTCCTCATTGCAACAGCAGCCGCCATCGTTGCAAGTCAGGCAACAATATCTGCCacattttcattaatcaagcaGGCCCTCGCACTCAGCTGTTTCCCAAGAGTCAAAGTCGTTCATACATCCAGGAAGTTCCTTCAGCAGATATATATCCCAGAAATCAATTGGGTCCTAATGATTCTCTGCGTGGCTGTCACGGCGGGATTTAAAAATCAAACCCAAATTGGAAATGCTTCTG GTACAGCTGTGGCGGTAGTCATGCTTGTGACGACATTCCTCATGATACTAATCATGATACTCGTGTGGCGGTGCCACTGGACTCTGGTGGTCATCTTCACCGTGCCGTCATTGATTGTTGAAGGCACATACTTTTCTGCCGTGCTGTTCAAAGTGAATCAAGGAGGGTGGGTCCCGCTTGCGATTGCGGCAGCCTTCTTTGTCATCATGTACGTCTGGCATTACGGTTCGGTCAAGCGCTATGAGTTTGAAATGCACAGTAAAGTCTCGATGGCATATATTCTTGGATTAGGCCCCAGTTTGGGTCTCGTCCGTGTCCCAGGCATAGGGCTTGTGTACACTGAGCTAGCTAGGGGGGTGCCTCCTATCTTCTCTCATTTCATCACCAATTTGCCAGCAATTCATTCAGTCGTCATTTTCGTCTGTGTGAAGTACCTTCCTGTATATACAGTCCCCGAAGAAGAAAGATTCCTTGTACGGCGAATCGGGCCGAAGAACTTCCACATGTTTCGATGCGTGGCGAGATACGGCTATAAAGACCTTCACAAGAAGGACGACGACTTTGAGGAGAAGCTCTTCGAAAGCCTCCACCTGTTTGTCCGGCTTGAGTATTTAATGGAAGAGTGTTCGGAATCTGAGATCAGCTTGTCTGGTCAGCAAACTCAACAGTCAAACTCCAATGAGTGCCCCACAAATGATGACGACAACAAGAATAGCCTCACACTCTCCTCCATCGTGGATCTAACAATCTCTTCGGTGGGGTCAATCGTGCCCGTCGAATCTCCGGTGCATATCAGTGCGCGGGGCTCTGCAACTTCTAGTCGGGGGAATCATTGCCAGAATGAGTTGAACGAggtagaatttttgaaaagctGTAGGGCAGCCGGCATCGTGCACATCCTGGGGAACACGGTAGTCAAGGCTCGGCGGGGTTCGAACTTTTTGAAGGTGATCATCATAGATTACGTGTACCAATTGCTTAGGAAGATGTGCCGAGAGAACAGTGTGATATTCAATGTCCCTCATGAGAGTCTTTTGAATGTTGGCCAGGTTTTCTATGTATGA
- the LOC115754999 gene encoding potassium transporter 10-like isoform X3: MVSREEISDVTDKKNSVWFLDQKIDNPMDLEAAKLRTTEREKKISTLLLLRLAFQSLGVVFGDLGTSPLYVFYNTFPRGVSDPEDVIGALSVIIYSLTLIPLIKYIFIVSRANDCGQGGTFALYSLLCRHANIKTIPNQDRTDEELTTYSRSVFDEHSFAAKTKRWLEGRRCRKNILLILVIVGSCMVIGDGILTPAISVLSATGGIKLDHPKMSDEVVVLVSVIILVGLFSIQHHGTDRISWLCAPIVFLWFLLIGGIGIINICKYDTHVLKAFSPIYIFRYFKKGGIDGWTSLGGIMLSITGTEAVFADLSHFPVSAIQIAFTVVVFPSLLLAYSGQAAYLIKNPDHVLDVFYRSIPESIYWPVFLIATAAAIVASQATISATFSLIKQALALSCFPRVKVVHTSRKFLQQIYIPEINWVLMILCVAVTAGFKNQTQIGNASGTAVAVVMLVTTFLMILIMILVWRCHWTLVVIFTVPSLIVEGTYFSAVLFKVNQGGWVPLAIAAAFFVIMYVWHYGSVKRYEFEMHSKVSMAYILGLGPSLGLVRVPGIGLVYTELARGVPPIFSHFITNLPAIHSVVIFVCVKYLPVYTVPEEERFLVRRIGPKNFHMFRCVARYGYKDLHKKDDDFEEKLFESLHLFVRLEYLMEECSESEISLSGQQTQQSNSNECPTNDDDNKNSLTLSSIVDLTISSVGSIVPVESPVHISARGSATSSRGNHCQNELNEVEFLKSCRAAGIVHILGNTVVKARRGSNFLKVIIIDYVYQLLRKMCRENSVIFNVPHESLLNVGQVFYV, from the exons ATGGTTTCAAGAGAAGAAATTAGCGATGTCACAGACAAGAAAAATAGTGTATGGTTTTTGGATCAAAAGATTGATAATCCAATGGATCTGGAGGCTGCGAAGCTGCggaccacagagagagagaag AAAATTTCCACATTACTGCTGCTACGGCTTGCCTTCCAGAGCCTCGGTGTGGTCTTCGGAGATTTGGGCACTTCTCCCTTGTACGTTTTCTACAATACCTTTCCTCGTGGCGTTAGCGATCCAGAGGACGTTATCGGAGCTTTATCAGTGATAATATATTCCCTAACACTCATACCGCTCATTAAGTACATTTTCATCGTTTCAAGAGCCAATGACTGTGGCCAAG GTGGAACATTTGCTCTTTATTCCTTACTTTGCCGTCATGCGAATATCAAAACTATTCCCAACCAAGATCGGACCGACGAGGAGCTAACCACTTACAGTCGCTCTGTATTCGATGAACATTCATTTGCTGCAAAGACAAAGAGATGGTTAGAGGGGCGACGGTGTCGAAAGAACATCCTCCTCATTCTAGTCATTGTTGGTTCTTGCATGGTAATCGGAGATGGGATTCTCACTCCAGCTATATCAG TTCTCTCAGCTACCGGTGGGATTAAGTTAGATCATCCCAAGATGAGTGATG AGGTTGTTGTGCTTGTTTCTGTCATAATTTTGGTAGGTTTATTCAGCATACAACACCATGGTACAGACAGAATCTCGTGGCTTTGTGCTCCAATCGTGTTTCTTTGGTTTCTTCTGATTGGTGGCATCGGCATCATTAACATTTGCAAGTACGACACCCATGTTCTAAAAGCCTTCTCACCTATTTACATCTTTCGCTATTTCAAGAAAGGAGGGATCGATGGCTGGACATCTCTTGGAGGTATAATGCTCAGCATAACAG GAACTGAGGCGGTTTTTGCCGATCTGTCTCACTTTCCAGTGTCGGCCATACAGATCGCTTTTACTGTGGTCGTGTTTCCCTCCCTTCTTTTAGCTTATTCTGGACAAGCGGCCTATCTCATTAAAAACCCTGATCACGTGCTCGATGTATTCTACCGCTCAATTCCAG AGAGCATATACTGGCCGGTCTTCCTCATTGCAACAGCAGCCGCCATCGTTGCAAGTCAGGCAACAATATCTGCCacattttcattaatcaagcaGGCCCTCGCACTCAGCTGTTTCCCAAGAGTCAAAGTCGTTCATACATCCAGGAAGTTCCTTCAGCAGATATATATCCCAGAAATCAATTGGGTCCTAATGATTCTCTGCGTGGCTGTCACGGCGGGATTTAAAAATCAAACCCAAATTGGAAATGCTTCTG GTACAGCTGTGGCGGTAGTCATGCTTGTGACGACATTCCTCATGATACTAATCATGATACTCGTGTGGCGGTGCCACTGGACTCTGGTGGTCATCTTCACCGTGCCGTCATTGATTGTTGAAGGCACATACTTTTCTGCCGTGCTGTTCAAAGTGAATCAAGGAGGGTGGGTCCCGCTTGCGATTGCGGCAGCCTTCTTTGTCATCATGTACGTCTGGCATTACGGTTCGGTCAAGCGCTATGAGTTTGAAATGCACAGTAAAGTCTCGATGGCATATATTCTTGGATTAGGCCCCAGTTTGGGTCTCGTCCGTGTCCCAGGCATAGGGCTTGTGTACACTGAGCTAGCTAGGGGGGTGCCTCCTATCTTCTCTCATTTCATCACCAATTTGCCAGCAATTCATTCAGTCGTCATTTTCGTCTGTGTGAAGTACCTTCCTGTATATACAGTCCCCGAAGAAGAAAGATTCCTTGTACGGCGAATCGGGCCGAAGAACTTCCACATGTTTCGATGCGTGGCGAGATACGGCTATAAAGACCTTCACAAGAAGGACGACGACTTTGAGGAGAAGCTCTTCGAAAGCCTCCACCTGTTTGTCCGGCTTGAGTATTTAATGGAAGAGTGTTCGGAATCTGAGATCAGCTTGTCTGGTCAGCAAACTCAACAGTCAAACTCCAATGAGTGCCCCACAAATGATGACGACAACAAGAATAGCCTCACACTCTCCTCCATCGTGGATCTAACAATCTCTTCGGTGGGGTCAATCGTGCCCGTCGAATCTCCGGTGCATATCAGTGCGCGGGGCTCTGCAACTTCTAGTCGGGGGAATCATTGCCAGAATGAGTTGAACGAggtagaatttttgaaaagctGTAGGGCAGCCGGCATCGTGCACATCCTGGGGAACACGGTAGTCAAGGCTCGGCGGGGTTCGAACTTTTTGAAGGTGATCATCATAGATTACGTGTACCAATTGCTTAGGAAGATGTGCCGAGAGAACAGTGTGATATTCAATGTCCCTCATGAGAGTCTTTTGAATGTTGGCCAGGTTTTCTATGTATGA
- the LOC115754999 gene encoding potassium transporter 10-like isoform X1 → MVSREEISDVTDKKNSVWFLDQKIDNPMDLEAAKLRTTEREKKISTLLLLRLAFQSLGVVFGDLGTSPLYVFYNTFPRGVSDPEDVIGALSVIIYSLTLIPLIKYIFIVSRANDCGQGGTFALYSLLCRHANIKTIPNQDRTDEELTTYSRSVFDEHSFAAKTKRWLEGRRCRKNILLILVIVGSCMVIGDGILTPAISEVVVLVSVIILVGLFSIQHHGTDRISWLCAPIVFLWFLLIGGIGIINICKYDTHVLKAFSPIYIFRYFKKGGIDGWTSLGGIMLSITGTEAVFADLSHFPVSAIQIAFTVVVFPSLLLAYSGQAAYLIKNPDHVLDVFYRSIPESIYWPVFLIATAAAIVASQATISATFSLIKQALALSCFPRVKVVHTSRKFLQQIYIPEINWVLMILCVAVTAGFKNQTQIGNASGTAVAVVMLVTTFLMILIMILVWRCHWTLVVIFTVPSLIVEGTYFSAVLFKVNQGGWVPLAIAAAFFVIMYVWHYGSVKRYEFEMHSKVSMAYILGLGPSLGLVRVPGIGLVYTELARGVPPIFSHFITNLPAIHSVVIFVCVKYLPVYTVPEEERFLVRRIGPKNFHMFRCVARYGYKDLHKKDDDFEEKLFESLHLFVRLEYLMEECSESEISLSGQQTQQSNSNECPTNDDDNKNSLTLSSIVDLTISSVGSIVPVESPVHISARGSATSSRGNHCQNELNEVEFLKSCRAAGIVHILGNTVVKARRGSNFLKVIIIDYVYQLLRKMCRENSVIFNVPHESLLNVGQVFYV, encoded by the exons ATGGTTTCAAGAGAAGAAATTAGCGATGTCACAGACAAGAAAAATAGTGTATGGTTTTTGGATCAAAAGATTGATAATCCAATGGATCTGGAGGCTGCGAAGCTGCggaccacagagagagagaag AAAATTTCCACATTACTGCTGCTACGGCTTGCCTTCCAGAGCCTCGGTGTGGTCTTCGGAGATTTGGGCACTTCTCCCTTGTACGTTTTCTACAATACCTTTCCTCGTGGCGTTAGCGATCCAGAGGACGTTATCGGAGCTTTATCAGTGATAATATATTCCCTAACACTCATACCGCTCATTAAGTACATTTTCATCGTTTCAAGAGCCAATGACTGTGGCCAAG GTGGAACATTTGCTCTTTATTCCTTACTTTGCCGTCATGCGAATATCAAAACTATTCCCAACCAAGATCGGACCGACGAGGAGCTAACCACTTACAGTCGCTCTGTATTCGATGAACATTCATTTGCTGCAAAGACAAAGAGATGGTTAGAGGGGCGACGGTGTCGAAAGAACATCCTCCTCATTCTAGTCATTGTTGGTTCTTGCATGGTAATCGGAGATGGGATTCTCACTCCAGCTATATCAG AGGTTGTTGTGCTTGTTTCTGTCATAATTTTGGTAGGTTTATTCAGCATACAACACCATGGTACAGACAGAATCTCGTGGCTTTGTGCTCCAATCGTGTTTCTTTGGTTTCTTCTGATTGGTGGCATCGGCATCATTAACATTTGCAAGTACGACACCCATGTTCTAAAAGCCTTCTCACCTATTTACATCTTTCGCTATTTCAAGAAAGGAGGGATCGATGGCTGGACATCTCTTGGAGGTATAATGCTCAGCATAACAG GAACTGAGGCGGTTTTTGCCGATCTGTCTCACTTTCCAGTGTCGGCCATACAGATCGCTTTTACTGTGGTCGTGTTTCCCTCCCTTCTTTTAGCTTATTCTGGACAAGCGGCCTATCTCATTAAAAACCCTGATCACGTGCTCGATGTATTCTACCGCTCAATTCCAG AGAGCATATACTGGCCGGTCTTCCTCATTGCAACAGCAGCCGCCATCGTTGCAAGTCAGGCAACAATATCTGCCacattttcattaatcaagcaGGCCCTCGCACTCAGCTGTTTCCCAAGAGTCAAAGTCGTTCATACATCCAGGAAGTTCCTTCAGCAGATATATATCCCAGAAATCAATTGGGTCCTAATGATTCTCTGCGTGGCTGTCACGGCGGGATTTAAAAATCAAACCCAAATTGGAAATGCTTCTG GTACAGCTGTGGCGGTAGTCATGCTTGTGACGACATTCCTCATGATACTAATCATGATACTCGTGTGGCGGTGCCACTGGACTCTGGTGGTCATCTTCACCGTGCCGTCATTGATTGTTGAAGGCACATACTTTTCTGCCGTGCTGTTCAAAGTGAATCAAGGAGGGTGGGTCCCGCTTGCGATTGCGGCAGCCTTCTTTGTCATCATGTACGTCTGGCATTACGGTTCGGTCAAGCGCTATGAGTTTGAAATGCACAGTAAAGTCTCGATGGCATATATTCTTGGATTAGGCCCCAGTTTGGGTCTCGTCCGTGTCCCAGGCATAGGGCTTGTGTACACTGAGCTAGCTAGGGGGGTGCCTCCTATCTTCTCTCATTTCATCACCAATTTGCCAGCAATTCATTCAGTCGTCATTTTCGTCTGTGTGAAGTACCTTCCTGTATATACAGTCCCCGAAGAAGAAAGATTCCTTGTACGGCGAATCGGGCCGAAGAACTTCCACATGTTTCGATGCGTGGCGAGATACGGCTATAAAGACCTTCACAAGAAGGACGACGACTTTGAGGAGAAGCTCTTCGAAAGCCTCCACCTGTTTGTCCGGCTTGAGTATTTAATGGAAGAGTGTTCGGAATCTGAGATCAGCTTGTCTGGTCAGCAAACTCAACAGTCAAACTCCAATGAGTGCCCCACAAATGATGACGACAACAAGAATAGCCTCACACTCTCCTCCATCGTGGATCTAACAATCTCTTCGGTGGGGTCAATCGTGCCCGTCGAATCTCCGGTGCATATCAGTGCGCGGGGCTCTGCAACTTCTAGTCGGGGGAATCATTGCCAGAATGAGTTGAACGAggtagaatttttgaaaagctGTAGGGCAGCCGGCATCGTGCACATCCTGGGGAACACGGTAGTCAAGGCTCGGCGGGGTTCGAACTTTTTGAAGGTGATCATCATAGATTACGTGTACCAATTGCTTAGGAAGATGTGCCGAGAGAACAGTGTGATATTCAATGTCCCTCATGAGAGTCTTTTGAATGTTGGCCAGGTTTTCTATGTATGA